The stretch of DNA GCTGCTGCAATTAAATTAGATATTGTTTCAGGAATGATTACTTCTGAAAAAATGATTAATGCAGTAAACGAAGGATTTGAAAACGCAACTGGAGGGAAAACAGCTCCGTTAAAAGCAAAAATCGATAAGTTTAAATCATTCTTTAAAGAAGAAATTAAAAAAGGCGACGAATTTATTATTTCTAATGTTCCAGGAACTGGAGTAGTAGTTTTTAAAAATGGTGTTAAAAAAGGTTCTATTGAAGGAGCTGATTTCAAAAAAGCACTTTTCGGAATTTGGTTGTCAAACAAACCAGCCGATAAAGATTTAAAAGAGGCTATGTTAGGTAAATAATTTTTCTAATATTTTATAAAAAAGCGT from Flavobacterium haoranii encodes:
- a CDS encoding chalcone isomerase family protein, whose protein sequence is MKRQILLAVLLLISTVYSVNAQKVVAGVKLSNTLVVEGNDLVLNGAGTREKFWMDLYVGSLYLPKKSSNAADIMGSADAAAIKLDIVSGMITSEKMINAVNEGFENATGGKTAPLKAKIDKFKSFFKEEIKKGDEFIISNVPGTGVVVFKNGVKKGSIEGADFKKALFGIWLSNKPADKDLKEAMLGK